One Mycolicibacterium rufum genomic window, GACCACCCGGCGCGCGTGCGGGGCGACCGCGGCGATCCAGTCGATCAGCTCGGCGTCCTTGCGCGCGACCTCCGTGCCGTACCCGCCGGGCAGCACCAGTGTCGACCGGCGCCACGGGGTCGGGCAGCGGGTCGGCGACCAGCGTCAGCCCGGTGCCGGTGCTGACCGGGGCGCCGTGCGCCGAGACCACGCGGACGTCGTAGCCCTCGGCGCCGTGTGCACCCGCGTACAGCGACGCCCCGGTGAACACCTCGAACGGTCCCACCATGTCGAGGGCCTGCACACCCTCGAAGCCGAGGATCAGGACCTGCCGCGCCATGGGTCTCAGTCTGAGCGCGACCGGTCATGGCGTCCAGGACATGCATCCCACAGATCAGGACATGAGCGGAGAGCACTCCCGGATGCGCTCGATCCACCAGTCCCGGCGCGCCGGCGGCGCCGCCAGCGCGGCGACCCGCGCGGGGTCGGGGGTGATCGCGGCCGCCGGCAGGAACCCGTCGACCGGCGGCGCGGGCTCGGCGACGTCCTCGACGAAGAGGCTGCCGGTGCCCAGCCCGCAGGCATGCCGCAGCTCGGGCAGACACCCCGCGGCGACCAGCCCGGCGCCGATACCGACCGCGGAGTCCAGCGCGCTCGACACCACCACCGGGATGTCGATCTGCGCGGCGATCGCCAGCATGGCCCGCACCCCGCCCAGCGGTGCCACCTTGAGCACCGCGACGTCGGCCGCCCCGGCACGCACCACGAGCAGCGGGTCGTCGGCCTTGCGGATGCTCTCGTCGGCGGCGACCGGGACGTCGACCTGGCGGCGCACCTCCGCCAGTTCGGGCACCGTCGCGCACGGCTGCTCGAGGTACTCCAGCGGACCGTCGGCCGTGAGCGCCGCCGCCGCGGCGACGGCGTCCTCGACGCTCCAGCCGCCGTTGGCGTCGACCCGGACCGTCGGCACGGCGGCGCGGACGGCGTTCACGCGCGCGACGTCGTCGGCGAGCGACTGCCCGGGTTCGGCGACCTTCACCTTCGCGGTGCGCGCGCCGGGGAACCGGGCCAGCACCTCGGGGACCTGAGCGGCCGGGACGGCGGGGACGGTCGCGTTGATCGGAATGCGGTGCCGCCGCGGCGCGGGCAGCGGCTGGTAGGCGGCCTCGAGTCCGGCGGCGAGCCAGTGCGCCGCTTCGGCGGGTCCGTACTCGACGAACGCCCCGAACTCGCCCCAGCCCGCCGGGCCGTCGATCAGCGCGACCTCGCGGGTGGTGATGCCACGGAAACGCACCCGCATCGGCAGGGCGACGACGTGCACACGGTCGAGAAGGTCGGCGAGGTCCATCGCGTCGATCATCGGTCATCGCGGGGTTGCGCCTGCGCGAAGGCCGTCGCGATCTGGTCGAGCCCCCGCACCAGAGCGCGGCGGTCGCGGTCGTCGAGAGCGGCGCCGGCCGCGGCGACGGCCTGGCCGAGGGGCCGGTAGATCTCGGCGAGCGCGCGCCATGTCGGGTCCCGCAGGGCCACCAGCACACTGCGCCGGTCACGCTCGGCGGCGCGGCGCTCCACCAGGCGTGCCGCTTCGAGCCGATCGATGAGCGCGGTCACCGATCCGCGCGACAGCCCGAGGTACTCGGCCAGCGACGCCGCGCTGCGCGGACCGTCCTCCAACGAGTTCAGCGCACGCAGGTCACTGCGGCCGACGCCCAGCGCGCGGCACGCCGCCTCGTCGAAGTCCTCCATCGCGCGCCACAGGGCGCGGCATGCCTCGAGGACGGTGGGTTGTCCAGATATCCCAGCCATGGTTTGATGACCGTATCATTCGATCATCGAACTTTCTGGAAGGTCCGATGCAGTGGACAGAGAGTGTCACGATCGACCGGCCGCTGGCCCGGGTGCGGCAGGCGATCGCGGACGAGAACGAACTGCTGCAGTGGTCGGCGTGGCCGGAGGCCACCGGTTACACGTGCCGCATCGACGGTGACGGACGAAGCATCGGATCCGCCATCGTGTTCACCGACACCAAGGGGACGACGCAGGGCCGCCAGATCCTGCACGCGCTCGACAATCGCAGCGTCGACTACCGGATGCGCAACCGCGGTCCCGGCGGCCGGGAGATGACCCCGCACTTGAAGTTCCGCCTCGAGGACGTCGACGGCGCACGCACCCGTGTGCATCTGGACTTTCACGCCGAAGCACCCCTGCCGCTGGGCCTGCGCCACCTCGTCGAGGCCGCGATGGGCCGTCGCGTGAGGAAGCTGCACGTGAAGGACCTCGACCAGCTCAAGGCGCACGTCGAGGAACACTGACCCATCTGCGGATGGATCGGCGGCGAATACTCCAGTGAGTTCCCGGGAAGGAAGGTGCCGTGAATCCGATTCTGAAGTTCGCCAGTCAGCTCGGTGAGTCCGCTCTGTCGATCGTCGGCGTGCGGACCGTCGAGGAGCCCCACTACATCCGGCGACCGCTGACCGACACCGTCGAGATCCGGCAGTACGGTTCCCGGATCGCCGCCGAGACCACCGTCACCGGCGAGAAGCAGAAAGCCCTCAACACCGGCTTCCCCCGCCTCGCCGGCTACATCTTCGGCGGCAATCACCGCGACACCGAGATCGCGATGACCGCACCGGTCAGCCAGCAGTCCGCCAAGGAGGAGATCGCGATGACCGCGCCGGTCTCCCAGACCGGCAGCGCCGAGGACGGCTGGACGGTGCGGTTCTTCATGCCGTCGAAGTGGTCGATGGAGACGCTGCCCGAACCCGACGACGAGAACGTCCGGCTGGTGACCGTGCCTCCGCAGACCGTCGCGGTACTGACGTTCACGGGTGACCGCAGCGCGGCCGCCGTCGCCGCGCGCAGCGAGGAACTGCGCACGACGCTGCGGGACAACGGCATCGAGCCCGTGGGTGAGACGACCGCGTGGTTCTACGATCCGCCGTGGACGCTGCCGTTCCGGCGGCGCAACGAGGTCGTCGTCGGCATCTAGACCGTGGCGCGGTCCCGGCCGTCCCAATGCGGTTTGCGCAGTTCCTTTTTCAGCACCTTGCCGGTGGGGTTGCGGGGCAACTCGTCGGTGATGTCGATGGTCTTGGGGCACTTGTAGGCGGCGAGCCGCTCGCGGGCGAACGCGATCAGGTCCTTCTCCGAGACCTCGGACTCGACGACGACGACCGCCTTGACGACCTCGCCCCACTTCTCGTCGGGCACGCCGATCACCGCGACCTCGACCACCGCCTCGTGCTCGGCGAGTACCCGCTCGACCTCGATCGAGTAGATGTTCTCGCCGCCGGAGATGATCATGTCCTTGAGCCGGTCCTCGACGAAGATGAAGCCGCCGTCGTCGACCCGGCCGATGTCTCCGGTGCGGAACCAGCCGTCCTCGGTGACCGCTTCGGCGGTCGCCTCCGGCTTGTTGTGGTAGCCCTTCATCAATTGCGGTGTCTTGAACCACAATTCGCCCTGCTCCCCGGTGGGCACGTCCTCGAGGGTGTCCGGGTCGACGACCCGCACCTCGGCGTTGGGCACCAGCGTGCCCGCGCTCGACAGGCGCTCCTCGCGGCCGGGGTCGCGGTGCGCCTCGGGCAGCAGGTGGCTGATCACGCCGCACACCTCGGTGAGCCCGTAGGCCTGGATGAAATCGGTGTCGGGCCACGCCTGTAACGCCTGCCGCAGCAGGGGCAGCGGCATCGGGGACGCGCCGTAGGCGTAGGTCTTGAGCGCGCTGAACAACTTGACCGCGTCCTCGCCCGATTCCAGCACCTTGGCCAGCACGGCCGGCACCAGGAAGGTTCGGTTGGCGCCCTTGAGGATTGCGCCGGCCAGCGCGGCGCCGTCGACGTCGCGGGTCATCACGCTGGGGAAGCCGTCGTGAATACCGAACTGCACGTAGGACGATCCGCCGACATGGAACAGCGGCATCGAGACCATGTTCTTGTCGCCCTCGTCGAACTCGAAGCCTTCGTGGGCGTTCACGGTGTGGGCGATGATGTTGGCCTGCGTGAGCTCGACGCCCTTGGGCCGGCCGGTGGTGCCCGAGGAGTACATGATGATCGCGACGTCGCCGGGTTCGACGTCGTCGGAACGGTGCACCGGGGTCGAGCTCTCGAGGATCTTCTCGTACTCGTCGTCGCCTTCGGGCGTGACGGCGATGACGTGCTCGATGTGGGCGAGCTTGTCGCGGATCCGGTCGATCGAGCTCATGAACTCGGCGCCCGCGATGAGCACCTTCGCGCCGGAGTCGTTGAGCACGTAGTCGAGTTCGTCGGCGGCCAACCGGAAGTTGATGATCGCGGTGGCCG contains:
- a CDS encoding o-succinylbenzoate synthase, coding for MIDAMDLADLLDRVHVVALPMRVRFRGITTREVALIDGPAGWGEFGAFVEYGPAEAAHWLAAGLEAAYQPLPAPRRHRIPINATVPAVPAAQVPEVLARFPGARTAKVKVAEPGQSLADDVARVNAVRAAVPTVRVDANGGWSVEDAVAAAAALTADGPLEYLEQPCATVPELAEVRRQVDVPVAADESIRKADDPLLVVRAGAADVAVLKVAPLGGVRAMLAIAAQIDIPVVVSSALDSAVGIGAGLVAAGCLPELRHACGLGTGSLFVEDVAEPAPPVDGFLPAAAITPDPARVAALAAPPARRDWWIERIRECSPLMS
- a CDS encoding MarR family winged helix-turn-helix transcriptional regulator, with amino-acid sequence MAGISGQPTVLEACRALWRAMEDFDEAACRALGVGRSDLRALNSLEDGPRSAASLAEYLGLSRGSVTALIDRLEAARLVERRAAERDRRSVLVALRDPTWRALAEIYRPLGQAVAAAGAALDDRDRRALVRGLDQIATAFAQAQPRDDR
- a CDS encoding SRPBCC family protein, with the protein product MQWTESVTIDRPLARVRQAIADENELLQWSAWPEATGYTCRIDGDGRSIGSAIVFTDTKGTTQGRQILHALDNRSVDYRMRNRGPGGREMTPHLKFRLEDVDGARTRVHLDFHAEAPLPLGLRHLVEAAMGRRVRKLHVKDLDQLKAHVEEH
- a CDS encoding SOUL family heme-binding protein, with product MNPILKFASQLGESALSIVGVRTVEEPHYIRRPLTDTVEIRQYGSRIAAETTVTGEKQKALNTGFPRLAGYIFGGNHRDTEIAMTAPVSQQSAKEEIAMTAPVSQTGSAEDGWTVRFFMPSKWSMETLPEPDDENVRLVTVPPQTVAVLTFTGDRSAAAVAARSEELRTTLRDNGIEPVGETTAWFYDPPWTLPFRRRNEVVVGI
- a CDS encoding long-chain-fatty-acid--CoA ligase; the protein is MADLPEPRFLDERVAHWAATTPDAEAMDYLDRNWTWAQWDDRIRRLAGALTERGVGRGDVVAFLDKNHPACVETTIAAASLGAATAIINFRLAADELDYVLNDSGAKVLIAGAEFMSSIDRIRDKLAHIEHVIAVTPEGDDEYEKILESSTPVHRSDDVEPGDVAIIMYSSGTTGRPKGVELTQANIIAHTVNAHEGFEFDEGDKNMVSMPLFHVGGSSYVQFGIHDGFPSVMTRDVDGAALAGAILKGANRTFLVPAVLAKVLESGEDAVKLFSALKTYAYGASPMPLPLLRQALQAWPDTDFIQAYGLTEVCGVISHLLPEAHRDPGREERLSSAGTLVPNAEVRVVDPDTLEDVPTGEQGELWFKTPQLMKGYHNKPEATAEAVTEDGWFRTGDIGRVDDGGFIFVEDRLKDMIISGGENIYSIEVERVLAEHEAVVEVAVIGVPDEKWGEVVKAVVVVESEVSEKDLIAFARERLAAYKCPKTIDITDELPRNPTGKVLKKELRKPHWDGRDRATV